The following proteins are co-located in the Microbacterium sp. Clip185 genome:
- a CDS encoding UBP-type zinc finger domain-containing protein encodes MSDSTQIRTDVPPSGTGCVECEQTGSWWLHLRRCAACGHVGCCDDSLGKHATAHWRATGHRIMQSFEPGEDWFWDYESETMASGPELAPAHSHPVSQTAPGPADRVPADWQSLLRD; translated from the coding sequence ATGAGCGATTCGACCCAGATCAGAACTGATGTGCCGCCCAGCGGCACGGGATGCGTCGAGTGCGAGCAGACGGGCAGTTGGTGGCTGCATCTGCGCCGTTGTGCCGCCTGCGGCCATGTGGGCTGCTGCGACGACTCGCTCGGCAAGCACGCCACTGCGCATTGGCGCGCCACCGGGCATCGCATCATGCAGAGCTTTGAGCCCGGCGAGGACTGGTTCTGGGACTACGAGTCCGAGACCATGGCGTCTGGCCCCGAGCTCGCGCCCGCCCACTCGCATCCCGTGTCGCAGACCGCACCCGGTCCCGCGGATCGGGTGCCCGCCGACTGGCAGTCGCTGCTGCGGGACTGA